A stretch of the Sphingobacteriales bacterium genome encodes the following:
- a CDS encoding T9SS type A sorting domain-containing protein — MHLFHRLTYQWQTNLGLGFQNISNAGQYTGTDKDTLKVLNAALSNNNQQFRCIISSGGCSDTTNTVVLTVNNSTGINQSISEQSFSVYPNPASGDVLLKTTRKYVGNMYTIRNLLGQILLSNKIMYETTIVRLNGLEKGVYFIQVGEDLKRTVKLIKE, encoded by the coding sequence GTGCATCTGTTTCACCGGTTAACTTATCAATGGCAAACTAATCTGGGGCTAGGTTTTCAAAACATAAGCAATGCCGGTCAATACACCGGAACGGATAAGGATACCCTGAAGGTATTAAACGCTGCATTGAGTAATAATAATCAGCAATTCAGGTGTATTATATCCTCTGGTGGTTGTTCAGATACAACTAATACGGTGGTTCTTACGGTAAACAATTCAACGGGCATAAATCAATCCATCTCAGAGCAATCATTTTCCGTATATCCAAATCCTGCTTCCGGTGATGTACTGCTAAAAACCACTCGTAAATATGTTGGTAACATGTACACTATTCGCAATCTATTAGGCCAGATTTTATTAAGCAATAAAATAATGTATGAAACGACGATTGTTAGATTAAATGGTTTGGAAAAAGGAGTGTATTTTATTCAGGTTGGAGAGGATCTAAAACGCACAGTTAAACTGATAAAGGAGTAA